The Centroberyx gerrardi isolate f3 chromosome 19, fCenGer3.hap1.cur.20231027, whole genome shotgun sequence genome has a segment encoding these proteins:
- the mrpl3 gene encoding large ribosomal subunit protein uL3m — MASWSCRLLLQRGTRLISLRAGAAAESPALALGCVRTMKTTTWFDEHLTDDNQEYMRKSLGEEYNRQTADKLNPLKDEPWPRQEWTEGSRRVGLVAVKLGMAPVWTTTGDRHVVTMLQVQDCHVIKHLSKEEFDGHTAALVVGGKNVSPFYRSEQEMEMFRNAGVPPKQKMTTFRVSDNAIIKPGTPLYAAHFRPGQYVDVTAKTIGKGFQGVMKRWGFKGQPATHGQTKTHRRPGASGPGGDPAKVFKGKKMPGMMGNIYDTAHGLKIWRVNTKYNVLYVSGSVPGHRNCLVKVRDTVLPNRSSTLLNPPFPTYFTEEETELEEDLYDNNMFIHTEPSLTLA, encoded by the exons ATGGCGTCGTGGAGCTGCCGGCTTCTGCTTCAGCGGGGAACCAGACTGATTTCTCTCCGAGCCGGAGCAGCAGCTGAAAG TCCTGCCCTGGCGCTGGGTTGTGTCCGGACAATGAAGACGACCACGTGGTTTGATGAACACCTCACAGACGACAACCAGGAGTACATGAGGAAGAGCCTAGGGGAGGAATACAatagacagacagctgacaAGCTCAACCCACTCAAAGACGAACCCTGGCCAAGACAGGAGTGGACAGAGGGTAG TCGAAGAGTTGGGCTGGTAGCAGTGAAGTTGGGGATGGCTCCTGTCTGGACGACAACAGGAGACAGACATGTGGTGACCATGTTGCAG GTGCAGGACTGCCACGTGATAAAGCACCTGTCCAAAGAAGAATTTGATGGCCACACCGCCGCCCTGGTGGTAGGAGGGAAAAACGTATCACCATTCTAT cGGTCTGAGCAGGAAATGGAGATGTTTAGGAACGCAGGAGTGCCtccaaaacagaaaatgacCACATTTAGAGTCTCCGACAATGCCATCATCAAGCcag GCACTCCTCTGTACGCAGCACATTTCCGTCCAGGCCAGTATGTGGACGTCACAGCCAAAAC aattgGTAAGGGTTTCCAGGGTGTTATGAAGCGATGGGGGTTCAAAGGACAGCCAGCCACCCACGGCCAAACCAAGACACATCGCAGACCAGGGGCCTCTGGACCTGGaggg GATCCCGCCAAAGTCTTCAAAGGAAAGAAGATGCCTGGCATGATGGGCAACATCTACGACACAGCTCATGGCCTGAAG ataTGGAGGGTGAACACCAAGTATAATGTGCTGTATGTTAGCGGCTCTGTCCCTGGACACAGGAACTGCTTAGTGAAG GTGCGGGACACTGTCCTCCCGAACAGGAGCTCCACCCTGCTCAACCCTCCATTCCCCACCTACTTCACTGAGGAGGAAACCGAGCTCGAAGAAGACCTGTACGATAACAACATGTTCATTCACACAGAACCCTCGCTAACACtggcctga
- the cpne4b gene encoding copine-4: MECTLGQIVSQRKLSKALLKQGNTAGKSSITVTAEELSGNDDYVELSFSARKLDDKDFFSKSDPFLEIFRINDDGTGSLVHRTETVMNNLSPVWKSFKVSLNTLCSGDHDRELKCTVWDWDSNGKHDFIGEFQTTFKEMRAEQEGKQIQWECINPKYQMKKKNYRNSGVVILNHCKIIKMYSFLDYIMGGCQIQFTVAIDFTASNGDPRNSCSLHYIHPYQPNEYLKALVAVGEICQDYDSDKMFPAFGFGAQIPPDFKVSHDFAVNFDEDNPECAGIQGVVEAYQNCLPKIQLYGPTNIAPIIQKVASSASEEMHTKEAMEYFILLILTDGVITDMADTREAIVHASHLPMSVIIVGVGNADFTDMQMLDGDDGILRSPKGEPVLRDIVQFVPFKDFKHASPAALAKSVLAEVPNQVVDYYNAKGIKPKCMSDYESTRTFSP; the protein is encoded by the exons ATCGTCTCACAGAGGAAACTGAGCAAAGCTCTACTCAAGCAGGGAAACACCGCTGGCAAGTCTTCCATTACG gtAACAGCAGAGGAGTTGTCTGGTAATGATGATTATGTTGAACTCTCCTTCAGTGCTCGTAAGCTAGATGACaag GATTTCTTCAGCAAATCAGACCCTTTCCTGGAGATCTTCAGAATAAATGATGACGGGACTGGGTCACTTGTACACAGAACTGAG aCGGTCATGAACAACCTGAGCCCGGTGTGGAAATCCTTCAAAGTTTCCTTGAACACACTCTGCAGTGGGGATCATGATAGGGAGCTAAAG TGCACAGTATGGGACTGGGACTCTAATGGAAAACACGACTTCATTGGGGAGTTTCAGACCACCTTTAAAGAGATGAGGGCAGAACAGGAGGGCAAGCAG aTCCAGTGGGAGTGCATCAACCCTAAATaccagatgaagaagaagaactacAGAAACTCTGGCGTTGTCATTCTCAACCACTGTAAG atcataaaaatgtattccttCCTGGATTACATCATGGGAGGCTGTCAAATTCAGTTCACA gtgGCGATAGACTTCACAGCGTCCAATGGGGACCCCAGGAACAGTTGCTCCCTCCACTACATCCACCCCTACCAGCCCAACGAGTACCTCAAGGCCCTGGTGGCCGTAGGGGAGATCTGCCAAGACTACGACAG cgATAAGATGTTTCCAGCGTTTGGTTTTGGAGCACAGATACCACCTGACTTCAAG GTTTCACACGATTTCGCTGTGAACTTTGATGAAGACAATCCCGAATGTGCTG ggatCCAAGGTGTGGTGGAGGCCTACCAGAATTGCCTCCCTAAGATTCAGCTGTACGGGCCCACCAACATTGCCCCAATCATCCAGAAAGTGGCCTCCTCTGCCTCCGAAGAGATGCACACTAAAGAGGctatg GAATACTTCATCCTGCTGATCCTGACGGACGGCGTCATCACCGACATGGCGGACACGCGGGAGGCCATCGTGCACGCCTCCCACCTGCCCATGTCCGTCATCATCGTCGGCGTGGGCAATGCCGACTTCACCGACATGCAGATGCTGGACGGCGACGACGGCATCCTGCGCTCACCCAAGGGCGAGCCCGTCCTGCGCGACATCGTCCAGTTCGTCCCCTTCAAGGACTTCAAGCAC GCCTCCCCGGCTGCCCTGGCTAAGAGTGTTTTGGCAGAGGTTCCTAACCAGGTGGTGGATTACTACAACGCTAAAGGCATCAAACCCAAGTGCATGTCTGACTACGAGTCCACAAGGACCTTCAGCCCCTGA